AGTCCCCCATCGGGAGGACCCCCCGCTCCAACCCGGCCACGTACACCGGCCTCTTCACGCACATAAGGGACCTCTTCGCCCAGCTCCCCGAATCGAGGATGCGCGGCTACAAGCCGGGCAGATACAGCTTTAACGTGAAAGGCGGAAGGTGCGAGACATGCCAGGGAGACGGGATCATCAAGATTGAGATGCATTTCCTCCCCGATGTCTATGTCACGTGCGAGGTCTGCGGCGGCAAACGGTACAACAGGGAGACCCTGGAGATATCCTACAAGGGGAAGAACATCTCCGACGTCCTGAACATGACCGTCAATCAGTCGATGGAGTTCTTCGTAAACCACCCTCAAATTATGTCGAAGCTCTCCACCCTCTCCAGCGTCGGATTGGGATACATCAGGCTGGGACAGCCCGCAACGACCCTGTCCGGCGGGGAGGCCCAGAGAATCAAGCTCTCCAAGGAGCTGAGCAAGAGGAGCACGGGAAAGACCCTCTATATCCTCGACGAGCCGACCACGGGGCTCCACTTTGCCGACATCAAAAACCTCCTCAAGGTCCTCTTTCGCCTGAGGGACGAGGGGAACACCATCATAGTCATAGAGCACAATCCGGACATGATCAAGAGTGCGGACTACATAATCGACCTCGGCCCCGAGGGGGGCGACCGCGGGGGCGAGATAGTGGCGGAGGGGACCCCGGAGGAGCTCGCAAAAATGGAGGGGACCTACACCGGCGAGCTTCTGGACGAGATATTCAAGCGGGAGTCCGAAAAGAAGGTCAAAGCCGAGGGGGACGAGGACGACGAGGACGGCCGTGGGGCGGTGGCGGATTGATCCGGGGCTTGGATAATCATCGGCTCAATCAGCTTAACTGGAACCTTCATTACAAAAAACTCGGGCTGTTTACTACGGGGGCGGTGACGGATTGCCTGTGGCTCGGACAAACATCGGCTCCATCAGCTTGACAGGAACCTCCATCCCTTAAAAACGCGGGCCGTTAATTGAATAAGCGTGGAATCTCGACCGGACGGGCCGGTTCTTGAATCGGCCGCTATCCCTCCCGCCCATGTTATTATTCCCACTTTACCCTTTTGTTTTGCCGACCGATTTTTATTAAGATATTTATTGATAATGGGGGGCAAAGTTTTATTTCACCACGCAACTGAACGGCCCTAAAGGAATGGAGTGAACCGCGAACTATATTTAATCCCCAAATCCGCAGGGTGGGCCGAAGATGCCAGCAACATGGAGCGCTGGATATTAAAACATCTATCCGGCAGGGCAACTCCCGGCAATGGACCGAAACCCCTCAAGCCTCCCGGTAGAATTAAAAAAGGAAGTTCCCCACCTATCCCCTCATCAAGAGACGAAATTTGCCCGGAGATAGAAATCTTACAGAGGCAGGATCCTAAAAGAGTCCCTTAAAGAGGCTGTTTATATCATTTATTCGCTCGGTGTACTTCAGGTCGAGCTTCCATCCATCCTTGTCCTCAAAGGCCAAAAGGAGGGGGGCGGCAGCCTCCGTCCCGTGTTCATCCGCATAATCGGATGAGCAGGAGACACTCAAGATAATCTTCCCCTCCACTTCGTCTTCTCTTACAATCTCTCCGCCGATATAAGGCTCGAAGCGGCTTTTATGCCACTCGAAGACGAGGTCCCTGTCCTCCTGATTTTCTGGGGGATCGAGGACGTACTCGAAGAACTTATCCTTATCGCCCTCGGAGAGGGCGTTGAAGATTGCCCCTTGACAATCTTTGGGATTTCTGCATCCCTTGGAACATCCAAATTGAAGCCCTAAGGAGATCAGAACGAAAAGGATTATGATAAAAAGTGATCTTTTAGAGGATCTCTTCATTTTTACCCCTCAAATCTGTTTGATTTTTTCCATTGTTGTATATTAAAACGTGTCACCGTTTAATGTCAAGGGAATTCGATTTTTAAAATGTTTACATGGAAAATTAATGTTTTCCAATAATCAACGAATCCTTGACTTTACTATTTAAATGTTTACTTTAATATCATAGAAGTGATATAATAGTGCGAAAAATATTCTGATTTAATAGAGGAGGTGTAACCTATGGCTCTGATCAGATGGGATCCATTTCGAGACCTACTCTCCCTGCAGGACAGGATGAACCGTCTCTTCGAGGAGAGTATGACGAGGAATAAAGTCTTCGAAGAAGCCTTGACTACGGGGGTATGGTCGCCCGTCGTAGATATCTACGAGACCGACACAAGCGTAATATTAAAAGCGGAGCTTCCGGGAATGACAAAGGACGACATCATCATCGAGATCAATGAGAACAACCTTATTTTAAAGGGCGAGCGGAAGTTCCAAAAAGATATCAAAGAGGAGAACTATCACCGCATCGAGCGCTCCTACGGCACATTTTCCCGCTCCTTTACACTTCCCGACACCGTAGACAAGGACAAGGTAAGCGCAAGCTTTAAAGAGGGCATCTTGGAGATTACCATTCCAAAGATCGAAGGGGCGAAGCCGAAACAGATCGAGATACAAGGGGAATAGTATTAAGAATAAAAAAGGGTTATAAATTCTCCTCAATACAGAAGTAAGGGGGTAGACTAAGAGAAGAGATGTCCAAGAGGGATTATTATGAGGTGCTGGGACTGGGCCGCGGCGCATCAACCGACGAAATCAAAAAGGCCTACCGGAAACTTGCAAGGAAGTACCACCCTGACCTGAACCCGGGAGATCCCACCGCCGAGGAAAAGTTCAAGGAGGTCAGCGAAGCCCACGAGGTCCTTACGAACGTCGAGAAGAGAAAGATGTACGATCAGTTCGGCCACGCCGGATTCAACGGCGGTATGGGCGGCGGCCCGGGGGCGGGCCAGGGCGGATTCGGAAAATGGACCAGATACGGCGGGACAGGTGAAGATTTCAGGGGATTTGATTTCAACATCTTCACGGATGGAGACGGATTCGGCTCCTTTTCCGACATCTTCTCGGAGCTTTTCGGCAGCGGCGAAAGACGGCGCACATACACCAGGAGACCTCGAAAGGGTGAAGACATCCACTACACAATGAA
The DNA window shown above is from Candidatus Zymogenus saltonus and carries:
- a CDS encoding Hsp20/alpha crystallin family protein is translated as MALIRWDPFRDLLSLQDRMNRLFEESMTRNKVFEEALTTGVWSPVVDIYETDTSVILKAELPGMTKDDIIIEINENNLILKGERKFQKDIKEENYHRIERSYGTFSRSFTLPDTVDKDKVSASFKEGILEITIPKIEGAKPKQIEIQGE